GACGACGACTTCGAGGTATACGTAAACCCGACTGGCAACTTCGTCATCGGTGGTCCGGTCGGCGACGCCGGCCTGACCGGGCGCAAGATCATCGTCGACACCTATGGCGGCATGGCCCGCCACGGCGGTGGCGCCTTCTCGGGCAAGGACCCATCCAAGGTCGACCGCTCGGCTGCCTACGCGACCCGCTGGGTTGCCAAGAACGTGGTTGCATCGGGTGCTGCCGATCGCTGCGAGATCCAGGTTGCCTACGCCATCGGCGTGGCCAAGCCCATGTCGATCCTGGTCGAGACGTTCGGCACCGAGAAGGTCGACCCCGACGCCATCGAGAAGGCCGTGCGCGAGATCTTCGACCTGCGTCCGGCTGCGATTCTGCGCGACCTCGATCTGCGTCGCCCGATCTACAAGCCGACCGCGGCCTACGGCCACTTCGGTCGCAAGCCAGAGAACGGCCTGTTCCCGTGGGAGAACACCAACAAGGTCGACGAGTTGAAGGCTGCGCTCGGTCTGTAGCAGCCGTGCGCCGCCTACATTGCTTCTCGTGCAGGAGAAGCTGTTCGAGCTAGAGCCGGAAACGGACGAACCGATACAGCCCCGTCTTCCCGACGGGGCTGTGGTCGTTCGGGTTCTGATCGACGAGCCGGCCATCGACCGCGAGTTCGACTATTGGGTCGATGCCGACACCGCACCGAGCGTTCGTATCGGTTCCATCGTTCGCGTCGACCTGCGAGGTCGGCGCGTGCGCGGTTGGGTCGTCGAGCGCGGCGTCGAGCCATCGAACGACTTCGAGGTTCGCAAGGTGTCGAAGGTCTCTTCGCTGGGGCCTCCGCCGGCGCTCATCGACCTATGCCACTGGGCCGCAGGGCGATGGGTGGGTTCGACGGCGCGGTTCATGCGAACCGGGTCGCCGCCGAACAACGTGACCTCGCTGCCGCGGCGCAAGAGGTTGGCGGGGCCGCCGACGGTCACCGACGATCTCGCTCCGCGCGCGTTCGACAATCCGGTTTCGGTGATCAGAACCAGCCCCACCGACGACGACACCGCGTTTGCGCTGGCGGCCGCGGCACGCGGCCGTGCCCTGATCTTGACGCCGTCATTGGGTGCGGCCCAACACCTGGCGTTGAGGTTGCGCCGCGCCGGGGTCGAGGTGGCCCTATGGGACCGCGACTGGGCGGCCTCGGCTGCCGGAACCGTGACGGTGGGTACGCGGGCGGCGGCCTTCGCTCCAATCGGGCCACTCGATGCGGTGCTGGTTCTGGACGAGCACGACGAGCGCTATCAAGAGGAAGCGTCGCCCACATGGAACGCCCGCGACGTTGCGTTGGAGCGCGCCAGGCGAGACGACGCCCCGTGTGCGCTGGTCTCGCCTGTGCCGTCGCTGGAGGCGCTCAGGCTGGGCACACTGGTCGAACCGTCCAGGCGCAGGCAAAGAGACGGCTGGCCCGTCGTCGACATCGTCGACAGGCGGGGCGACGACCCGGCGTTGGGTGAGTGGTGTTCGCCGGCGCTGACACGACTGGTCGTCGATGGCAGATCGGTGGCTTGTGTCTTGAACCGCAAGGGTCGGGCCCGCATCTGCGTGTGCCACCAGTGCGGCGAGCTGGCCCGAGGCGAGTCGGGATCTGCGCTGATGCTCGAGGGCGAGCGCCTGGTCGATCCGGTCACGGGTGCCCAGCGGCCGGTGGTGTGTGACGCCTGTGGTTCGACCCGGATGCGACGGCTGAAGCTGGGCACCGGGGGAGTGGCCGAAGAGTTGGCTGCGTTGACCAGACGCGAGGTGGTCGAGATAAGCGCCGATGCCCAGGACACCGCCGAACGGGTGGGCCGTTTCGATGGCGACGATCGCCGGCTCTTCGTGGGCACCGAGGCGTTGTTGCACCGAATCGAGTCGGTCGACGTCGTGGTGTTCCTCGACATCGACCAGGAGCTGTTGGCTCCCCGGTTCCGCGCCGGTGAGCAGGCGCTGGCGTTGATAGCTCGTGCCGCACGCCTGGTCGGGCCCAAATCGTTGGGCGGCAGAATCGTGGTGCAAACCCGCATGCCCGACCATCCGGTCCTCAAAGCGGCGGCTCTGGGCGACCCAGCGATCTTCACCGACGACGAGATGGAACTGCGGGCCGAGGCGCGTATGCCACCCCACACCGCCCTGGCTGCCGTGTCGGGTGAGGCGGCCGAAGAGTTCATGTCGGCCTTCCACGCCGTTGGTGGTGTCGAGGTGATAGGCAACGCCGACGGGCGCTGGTTGGTTCGGGCCCAAGACCACGACTCGCTCAGCTCGGCGCTGCGCGCCACGCCCCGCCCGTCTGGGCGTCTTCGCATCGAGATCGACCCGCAGCGTTTGTGAGCGTGCTCCGTTATCCTCGACGGCGTGTCTTACGAGATTCGTGTGTTCGGAGATCCGGTGCTGCGCACCGTTGCCGCGCCAATCGAAGACATCGACGCCAAGTTGGTGCAGATGGCGCACGACATGGTTCCTGCCATGTACGAGGCCGAAGGTCTGGGCTTGGCCGCTCCTCAGGTTGGTATCCAGAAGCGGCTCTTCGTGTACGACCTGGGTGACGGCCCGCGCTACCTGATCAACCCCCAGATCACCGAGTCTGACGGCGAGTGGGAGTACACCGAGGGTTGTTTGTCGGTGCCGGGCCTGTCGTTCGACATCGTGCGCCCCAAACAGGTTCATCTGACCGGTGTCGACCTCGACGGCAATGACGTATCCATCGAGGCCGACGAGCTGCTGGCAAGGCTGTTCCAGCACGAGCTCGACCATCTGGACGGTGTTTTGTTGCTCGACCACCTCGACAAGAAGACCCGAAAGAGTGCGCTGAAGACGTTGCGCGAGCTTCGTGAACGTTCAGAGCCGCTGGCGCGCCGGGTGTCTTTGGGGCTGTCCGAGCCCGACGGCCTGCACCTGCCTTGACGGTGCCCGTGCCGCAACTCGCGATTGCTCCCGCACACCCCCAGCGGGTTGTTTTCCTGGGCACCCCGTCGGCCGCTGTGCCCAGCTTGCGGGCATTGGTTGCCGACGGTTTCGAGGTGGCGCTGGTCATCACCCGTGCCGACCGGCGCCGCGGACGACGCTCGGCCCCCACGCCAACCCCGGTGAAAGCCGCCGCACTCGAGTTGGGCATTCGGGTCAGCCACGACCTCGACGACGTTGTGACGGTGGGCGCCGACCTGGCGGTCGTGGTTGCATATGGGCGCCTGGTGCCCACGCGCATCCTCGAGTCGCTGGCTTTCTTGAACGTGCACTTTTCGTTGTTGCCCCGCTGGCGCGGAGCCGCCCCCGTGGAGAGGGCGATCCTGGCGGGCGACGACACGACCGGCGTGTGCATCATGGGGCTTGAGCCCGCGCTCGACACGGGCCCTGTCTATTCCAGGGCCGAGACTCCGATCGAATCGAAGACAGCGGACGAACTGACCTCCGAGCTTGCCGATCTGGGTGCGTCGCTGCTCGTCCGTACCATGCGCACCGGGCTGGCCGACCCGGTGCCGCAGTCGGGTGAGGTGACGTTTGCCGACAAGCTGGGGCCCCAAGACCGCTTCCTCGATTGGAACCGCCCGGCGAACGAGCTGGAGCGAGTGGTTCGCATCGGCGGGGCTTGGACTACGTGGCGCGGCAAGCGGCTTCTGGTGCACCGTGCACAGCTGGCCGATTCGCCCGACCTCGGCGCCGCCGCGCCCGGTGGTCTCGTCGGTGTCACCGTGGCCACGGGTGCCGGCGGACTCGAGCTGGTGGAGGTCCAGCCCGAAGGCAAGGGTCGAACCCCGGCCCGCGCGTGGCTGAACGGGGCCCGTCCCGGCCCGGACGATCGTCTGGGATCGTGAGCGAGCAGAACGCCAGGGCCGTGGCTTTGACGGCCCTGATGCAGATCGAGGCCGGCCAGCGTTCGGGTCCCGTGCTGGCGCAGCTGCTGGCCACCGCCGAGCTCGACAAGCGCGATCGCGCATTCGTCACCAACCTGGTGCAGGGGGTCACCCGAATGCGTCGGGCGTGCGACCACCTGATCGACGCACACCTCGATCGCAAACCCGACGAGGTCGTGCGCCAGGTGCTGCGTTTGGGGACCTATCAGCTGCTGTGGCTGCAGACGCCTCTGCATGCGGCCGTGGATGCCACCGTCGAGATCGCACCGCGCCGGGCTCGTGGGTTCGTCAACGCCGTGTTGAGGAGGGTTGCCGATGCAGGGGTTACGAAGTCTTGGCCCTCGGCAGCGGTCGAGCTGTCGTACCCGGACTGGATCGTCGATCGCTTGACCAACGACCTCGGCGCGGATGCCGACGGGGCACTTCGTGCGATGAACGACCCCGAGACGCCTGCCCCCAGACCAGACGGATTCGTCCAGGGACTGGCGTCCAGGTGGGTCGTCGACGAGGTGGCCGCTCAGACCGGTGATCTGGTAGCCGATCTGTGCGCTGCGCCGGGCGGAAAGTCGACGGGTCTGGCGCTTGGGGGCGCAACGGTGATCGCCGCCGAGATCGCATCACACCGCATCGACGTGCTGGCCGAAACCGCACACCGTTTTGGCCAAGGCCGTGTGCTGGTGGTTCGTGCCGATGCCGGGTCGGCACCGTTCCCGGCAGCTTCGTTCGACCGGGTGGTGGTAGATGCACCGTGTAGCGGCCTGGGTGCGTTGGGCCGACGCTCCGACGCTCGCTGGAAGATCAAGGCGCGCGATGTAGACCGACTGGCCAGGGTCCAGAGCCGCCTGCTCGGCTCGGCCGCCGAACTGGTGAAACCGGGCGGCACCCTGATTTACGCGGTGTGCACGATGACCCGAGCCGAGACCTCCGATGTCGTCGGTGGTTTCGCCGATGAGCGGTTCGAGCCCGACCCGCTGGTGTGGCCAGATCGCTGGCGACCACTCGAGGGCACCCGCCACGGTGGTCTGCTGCTGCCGCAGGATCATGGCACCGACGCGATGGCGGTCGCGCGCTGGCGTCGGGCGTAGCCTCTGCATTCGTGTCACATCGAGTTCCCAACCTGAACGCCCGCCTGCAGGGCTTCGGCACCACGATCTTCACCCAGATGTCGGCCCTTGCCGCCCAGACCGGCGCGGTGAACCTGGGCCAGGGCTTCCCCGACACCGATGGGCCTGCCGAGGTACTCGAGGCTGCGATTGCGGCCATGCGTGCCGGCCACAACCAGTATCCGCCCATGCCGGGTGTCGCCGAGCTGAGACACGCAATAGCGCGGCACCAGAAGCGTTTCTACGACCTCGACTACAACGCCGACACCGAGGTGCAGGTCACCACCGGAGCCACCGAAGCGCTTGCCGCGGTGATGTTGTCGTTGCTCGAGGTGGGCGACGAGGTCATCACCTTCGAGCCCTGGTACGACAGCTATGGAGCGTCGATTTCCATGGCCGGAGGCTTCAAGCGCGTAGTCACCCTTCGGCCACCCCACTATCACTTCGACATCGATGAACTGGCCCGCCAGATAACCCCGAAGACCCGCTTGTTGCTGTTGAACACCCCCCACAATCCGACTGGGAAGGTGTTTGCACTCGACGAGCTCGAGCAGATCGCTGCGCTGTGCATCGAGCACGACCTGTTGGCCGTGACCGACGAGGTCTACGAACACCTGGTGTTCGAGGGCCAGCACGTTCCGTTGGCAACCCTGCCCGGCATGAGAGACCGCACCATCGTGGTGAGCTCGGGCGGCAAGACGTTCAGCTTCACCGGCTGGAAGATCGGCTGGATCTGCGCCCGACCCGACCTGATCACCGCGATCCGCACTGCGAAGCAGTTTCTCACATTCGTCAGTGGGCCCGCCTTCCAGATGGCGATGGCGGTGGCACTGGACCTCGAAGACGACTACTACAGCCGTTTCGCAGCCGACATGGCAGCCAAGCGAGATCTGCTGTGCAACGGTCTCGACGCCGCCGGCTTCGAGGTGTTCGTGCCCCAGGGGACCTACTTCGTCAACACCGATATCGGGCCTCTCGGGGGCACCGACGGGGTCGAGTTCTGCCTCGAGTTGCCCCAGCGGGCCGGCGTGGTCGCCATACCCACCCAGGCCTTCTACGACAATGTCGACGAAGGCCGGTCGTTGGTGCGCTTCACGTTCTGCAAACGACCCGAGGTGCTGACCGAGGCCGTCGAACGCTTGGCAACGCTGAAGCCAAGGCCCTAGGCACCGCGTAACGCGAAAGAACCGCCAGGGCCTTCGGCGCTCCGGGTGCGGTTCACGGGCACCCGGGCGCCGTCGTGCCCGCTGAATTGTCGACGTCCACCGGTCCTGTGCTCCGCCATCGACAACGGTTATGCGCCGGAGTTGTTGATGGCGCCCGCTCAGTTTGGGTGAGTCATCTCTCAAGAATCTCTCAACGTTGGGTGACCTTTTGCGGCGAGCCGTACCGCCTTTGCTGGGCGGCTCCGGTGGCGGCCAGGTCGCGCCTTGCCGTCGATTCGCTGACCCCGAAGACCCTCGCCACCAGCCGTGGGTCCAGTTTGGCGTCGAGCGCGCGAGCGGCCCGCACCGCCAGCGCTACGGCGGCGCGTCGCTGGTCGGTCGGCAGCCCTGCCGCAGCCTCGACGGCGATCAGATGCTCGGAGCCTCGGGCATCGACTGCCACCAGCCGCGTGCCGTCTGCCGACTGCGCTCGCCGCCTGGCGGCAATCTCGGCGACCTCGGGGGCGGGGTTGACGGCGTCCAGCAACGGGTCGAGCGGTGCGTAGCTGCGGGCCAGCTCAGACCATGCGCGGTCGAGCGAGGCCGTGGCATCCAGATCGCGACCCTGTGCTTCGGCCAGATGCAGGCTGGCCAATTCGAGTTCGGGATAGGCGCCCGCAGCTGGTCGCAGCATCATGCCGTGCAGCAGCTGAACCGCAGCATCGTGGCGCCCCACCCTCACCAGCAGGTCGGCTCGAAGGGCGCCGGCGGCGCGGCGTTCGCCCAGTGTTCCCCGCGGCAGCTCGTCGAGAATCGCCAGGGCGTCGTCGAACTCGCCGAGCTGGCGCGCCAAACGCGCACGCCACAGGATCACGCGGGCCGATTTCGGCCGCTGGCCGTTCTTGCCGGCCGACTCGAGCAGGTCAAGGCACTCGCCGGCATCTTCGAGG
Above is a genomic segment from Acidimicrobiales bacterium containing:
- a CDS encoding methionyl-tRNA formyltransferase; translation: MPQLAIAPAHPQRVVFLGTPSAAVPSLRALVADGFEVALVITRADRRRGRRSAPTPTPVKAAALELGIRVSHDLDDVVTVGADLAVVVAYGRLVPTRILESLAFLNVHFSLLPRWRGAAPVERAILAGDDTTGVCIMGLEPALDTGPVYSRAETPIESKTADELTSELADLGASLLVRTMRTGLADPVPQSGEVTFADKLGPQDRFLDWNRPANELERVVRIGGAWTTWRGKRLLVHRAQLADSPDLGAAAPGGLVGVTVATGAGGLELVEVQPEGKGRTPARAWLNGARPGPDDRLGS
- a CDS encoding pyridoxal phosphate-dependent aminotransferase; translated protein: MSHRVPNLNARLQGFGTTIFTQMSALAAQTGAVNLGQGFPDTDGPAEVLEAAIAAMRAGHNQYPPMPGVAELRHAIARHQKRFYDLDYNADTEVQVTTGATEALAAVMLSLLEVGDEVITFEPWYDSYGASISMAGGFKRVVTLRPPHYHFDIDELARQITPKTRLLLLNTPHNPTGKVFALDELEQIAALCIEHDLLAVTDEVYEHLVFEGQHVPLATLPGMRDRTIVVSSGGKTFSFTGWKIGWICARPDLITAIRTAKQFLTFVSGPAFQMAMAVALDLEDDYYSRFAADMAAKRDLLCNGLDAAGFEVFVPQGTYFVNTDIGPLGGTDGVEFCLELPQRAGVVAIPTQAFYDNVDEGRSLVRFTFCKRPEVLTEAVERLATLKPRP
- a CDS encoding transcription antitermination factor NusB translates to MSEQNARAVALTALMQIEAGQRSGPVLAQLLATAELDKRDRAFVTNLVQGVTRMRRACDHLIDAHLDRKPDEVVRQVLRLGTYQLLWLQTPLHAAVDATVEIAPRRARGFVNAVLRRVADAGVTKSWPSAAVELSYPDWIVDRLTNDLGADADGALRAMNDPETPAPRPDGFVQGLASRWVVDEVAAQTGDLVADLCAAPGGKSTGLALGGATVIAAEIASHRIDVLAETAHRFGQGRVLVVRADAGSAPFPAASFDRVVVDAPCSGLGALGRRSDARWKIKARDVDRLARVQSRLLGSAAELVKPGGTLIYAVCTMTRAETSDVVGGFADERFEPDPLVWPDRWRPLEGTRHGGLLLPQDHGTDAMAVARWRRA
- the def gene encoding peptide deformylase; protein product: MSYEIRVFGDPVLRTVAAPIEDIDAKLVQMAHDMVPAMYEAEGLGLAAPQVGIQKRLFVYDLGDGPRYLINPQITESDGEWEYTEGCLSVPGLSFDIVRPKQVHLTGVDLDGNDVSIEADELLARLFQHELDHLDGVLLLDHLDKKTRKSALKTLRELRERSEPLARRVSLGLSEPDGLHLP